A window of the Acidithiobacillus thiooxidans ATCC 19377 genome harbors these coding sequences:
- the holA gene encoding DNA polymerase III subunit delta gives MRLKPGQWSGHLQGKLASVYGLFSDEPLLLQEAEEALCQVAAEQGFAQRQRLNHSSAPWDALRDERDAGSLFAEQRLLLLRLDSIKLPKEGVSALQYWLASPPPDALLVFSGPRPDASVQKTQWFKALESHGQTLLLYRPEGADWIRWIEQRLKLQKMSADDEAIQLLADLSAGNLGACHQAILRLQQIYPGQAVDVAAIRNVLADSSQFNIYDLADATLRAEPTQILRIIDRLRSGDGEPALCLWALHKDLRILAELRAAHVDVDQVFRQNRVFPPRQNWFRAAARRLPGHSLLAGIRECLEIDARIKGQDPTPVWPALTDLCLRIAGSA, from the coding sequence ATGCGACTCAAGCCGGGACAGTGGTCAGGACACCTGCAGGGTAAGCTGGCGTCCGTCTACGGTTTGTTCTCTGATGAACCGCTGCTTTTGCAGGAAGCTGAAGAAGCACTCTGCCAGGTTGCTGCAGAACAGGGTTTTGCCCAACGCCAACGGCTGAATCATTCCTCCGCCCCTTGGGATGCGCTGCGGGATGAGCGGGATGCTGGCTCACTTTTCGCTGAACAACGCCTGCTCCTCCTGCGTCTGGACAGCATCAAGCTGCCCAAGGAAGGCGTCAGCGCCCTGCAGTACTGGCTGGCTTCGCCGCCCCCCGATGCCCTGCTCGTCTTCAGCGGCCCACGCCCCGATGCCAGCGTCCAGAAAACGCAATGGTTCAAGGCCCTGGAAAGCCACGGCCAGACCCTGTTGTTGTATCGTCCCGAAGGCGCAGACTGGATCCGCTGGATAGAACAACGCCTCAAACTGCAAAAAATGTCGGCAGATGACGAGGCCATCCAGTTGCTGGCGGATCTGAGTGCGGGCAATCTTGGGGCCTGTCATCAGGCCATTTTACGGCTGCAGCAGATTTATCCGGGGCAGGCGGTGGATGTTGCCGCTATTCGTAACGTACTGGCCGACAGCAGTCAGTTCAATATTTATGACCTGGCGGATGCGACGCTGCGCGCTGAACCAACGCAAATCCTGCGCATTATTGACCGTCTGCGCAGTGGCGATGGTGAACCTGCCCTTTGTCTCTGGGCACTCCACAAGGATTTGCGGATACTGGCGGAATTACGCGCTGCCCATGTGGACGTTGATCAGGTTTTTCGCCAGAACCGGGTATTCCCTCCCCGCCAGAACTGGTTCCGCGCGGCGGCGCGGCGTTTGCCGGGTCATAGCCTGCTGGCGGGTATCCGTGAATGCCTTGAAATTGACGCCCGCATCAAGGGTCAGGACCCTACTCCGGTCTGGCCCGCCCTGACCGATTTATGCCTGCGAATTGCCGGATCAGCCTGA
- the lptE gene encoding LPS assembly lipoprotein LptE, translating into MKAWRQRGIYGLMSLLLLALAGCGFHLQTGSTVPAKLQGMRVSGSGPSGGTLAAAVHRELQRDGNYSRADGPVLHIDNAYVSQRIISISPSSGVALEFLDTLHAQFSVMDDQKKVILPAQSLLVENSFSYNSGNPLATNEQQIRMERLLMEQGARQILRRVLNSPVVRQSGG; encoded by the coding sequence ATGAAAGCATGGCGCCAGCGTGGCATTTACGGGTTGATGAGCCTGCTTTTGCTCGCGCTGGCAGGTTGCGGGTTTCATTTGCAGACCGGATCAACCGTTCCGGCTAAGTTGCAGGGGATGCGTGTGTCTGGCAGCGGTCCCAGTGGCGGCACCCTGGCCGCAGCCGTTCACCGTGAATTGCAGCGCGACGGTAATTACAGCCGCGCGGATGGTCCTGTCCTGCACATTGATAATGCCTATGTCTCGCAAAGAATTATCAGCATCAGCCCCAGTAGCGGCGTGGCTCTGGAATTTCTGGATACCCTCCATGCGCAATTCAGCGTCATGGATGATCAGAAAAAAGTCATTCTTCCCGCCCAGTCACTGCTGGTGGAAAACAGTTTCAGTTATAACAGCGGGAACCCTCTGGCTACCAATGAGCAACAAATTCGCATGGAAAGATTGCTGATGGAGCAGGGTGCCCGGCAGATTCTCCGGCGGGTTCTGAACAGTCCGGTCGTCCGTCAGTCCGGCGGCTGA